In Rattus norvegicus strain BN/NHsdMcwi chromosome 3, GRCr8, whole genome shotgun sequence, a genomic segment contains:
- the Rps21 gene encoding small ribosomal subunit protein eS21 has product MQNDAGEFVDLYVPRKCSASNRIIAAKDHASIQMNVAEVDRSTGRFNGQFKTYGICGAIRRMGESDDSILRLAKADGIVSKNF; this is encoded by the exons ATGCAGAACGACGCCGGCGAGTTTGTGGACCTGTACGTGCCGCGGAAATG CTCCGCGAGCAACCGCATCATTGCTGCCAAGGACCACGCGTCCATCCAGATGAATGTGGCCGAG GTTGACAGGAGTACAGGCCGATTTAATGGTCAGTTTAAAACCTACGGCATCTGCGGGGCCATTCGCAGGATG ggCGAGTCAGATGATTCTATTCTCCGATTGGCTAAGGCTGATGGAATTGTCTCAAA GAACTTTTGA